In Patescibacteria group bacterium, a single window of DNA contains:
- the rplO gene encoding 50S ribosomal protein L15, which produces MVLTLSNLKPASGSKRKKKRVGRGNASGHGTYSTSGLKGQRSRSGGRGGLKLKGLKNRLQKIPKLRGFTSQYSKPEVVKLKDLEKYFPVGAKINVEGLKKHNLIHRTTSLVKVLGGSKLTKKFTIQGCAVSAGAKKEIEAIGGKVL; this is translated from the coding sequence ATGGTTTTGACCTTATCAAATTTAAAACCGGCGAGCGGTTCTAAAAGAAAAAAGAAAAGAGTGGGTCGAGGTAATGCCTCGGGACACGGTACTTATAGTACTAGTGGTTTGAAGGGTCAGCGTTCTCGTTCTGGCGGACGCGGTGGTTTGAAACTAAAAGGCTTGAAAAATAGGTTGCAAAAAATTCCCAAATTACGTGGTTTTACTTCTCAATATTCCAAGCCGGAAGTGGTTAAACTCAAGGATTTGGAAAAATATTTTCCAGTTGGAGCGAAAATTAATGTCGAAGGTCTAAAAAAACACAACCTTATTCATCGCACTACTTCACTGGTTAAGGTTTTGGGCGGCAGCAAGCTTACTAAAAAATTTACTATTCAGGGCTGTGCCGTTTCTGCCGGAGCTAAAAAAGAAATTGAGGCAATAGGCGGAAAAGTGCTATAA
- the secY gene encoding preprotein translocase subunit SecY, whose translation MWQKLVQIWKVKDLRNSILFVLGMLAIFRFAAHIPVPGIDVTALKRLFESNQFLGLINVFSGGSMENFSVVAMGVAPYITSSIIFQLLIMIIPSLEHLSKEGEHGRQKINQYTRWLTIPLAILQGYGMLSLLSRSSQGIVGAMSGFQLVTVIATVTAGTVLLMWIGELISEKKIGNGVSILIFAGIITSIPGAIGQTLSVFDKTQVFNLVMFLAIALITVVTVVILTEGQRNVPVSYARRVRGNKMYGGVDTHLPIRVNMGGVIPIIFAISLILFPSMIAQFFINAQTAWVVSAARFVINLFQNQLFYGISYFVLVVGFTYFYTFVVFHPQQIAENLQKQGGFIPGIRPGPNTAEYLNKIVSRIILGGALFLGLIAILPLSIKYITGLNTMVVGGTSLLIVVSVVIEIVKQVESQLTMRDYDGF comes from the coding sequence ATGTGGCAAAAACTAGTCCAAATTTGGAAAGTAAAAGATCTTCGTAACAGCATCCTTTTTGTTTTGGGGATGTTGGCGATTTTTCGTTTTGCCGCTCATATACCGGTTCCGGGTATTGATGTTACCGCTCTCAAGAGACTTTTTGAGTCAAATCAGTTTTTAGGATTGATCAACGTATTTTCCGGCGGCAGTATGGAAAATTTTTCCGTCGTTGCTATGGGTGTGGCGCCATATATTACTTCATCTATTATTTTTCAGTTACTTATCATGATCATTCCTTCGCTAGAACATCTTTCTAAGGAAGGTGAGCATGGCAGACAAAAGATTAATCAATATACTCGTTGGTTGACCATACCTTTAGCTATTTTGCAGGGTTATGGCATGCTTTCGTTACTTAGCCGGTCAAGTCAGGGAATCGTCGGCGCGATGTCTGGATTCCAACTCGTTACTGTTATAGCGACGGTAACAGCCGGTACCGTGCTTTTGATGTGGATTGGCGAGTTGATTTCGGAAAAGAAGATCGGTAATGGCGTGTCGATTTTGATTTTTGCCGGTATTATTACTAGTATTCCTGGAGCCATTGGGCAAACACTGTCTGTTTTTGATAAGACTCAGGTTTTCAACCTCGTAATGTTTTTGGCGATTGCCTTGATTACGGTAGTTACCGTTGTTATTTTAACAGAGGGACAACGCAATGTCCCGGTTTCTTACGCCCGCCGAGTACGAGGAAATAAAATGTATGGCGGTGTTGATACTCATTTGCCAATTCGCGTAAATATGGGTGGTGTGATCCCTATCATTTTTGCCATCTCATTGATTTTATTTCCTTCAATGATTGCTCAGTTTTTTATCAACGCTCAAACCGCTTGGGTGGTTAGTGCTGCACGTTTTGTTATTAACCTTTTTCAAAATCAACTATTCTACGGTATCAGCTATTTCGTTTTAGTAGTTGGCTTCACTTATTTTTATACGTTTGTTGTTTTTCATCCTCAGCAAATTGCTGAAAATTTACAAAAACAAGGAGGCTTTATTCCTGGTATTCGTCCGGGACCAAATACTGCCGAATATCTTAATAAGATTGTAAGTCGTATTATTCTAGGCGGCGCTTTATTTTTAGGATTGATTGCTATATTGCCTTTATCAATCAAATATATTACCGGTCTTAATACCATGGTAGTCGGGGGTACTTCGCTTTTAATCGTTGTTTCGGTAGTAATTGAAATAGTAAAACAAGTTGAATCACAGTTGACAATGCGTGATTACGACGGTTTTTAA
- a CDS encoding tRNA-dihydrouridine synthase, which yields MVNIFRKKPILALAPMAGITDSAFRQLCRGLGADLVYSEMISAEGIIYGKPQDYYDWEKKKWGKLSKTERLAIYESKEKPIILQLFGKNPENMAIAAAILVKKFKPTGIDINMGCPAKKVVKSGHGVALMKDPALACEIVKKVKAAVGKKVLVSVKTRLGFTSKNEILKFAPKIEKAGADFICLHGRTYKQGFSGAVDYDLIKKVKKKISIPLIANGGVKTPQQAIDVLRLTRADGLAIGMATWGQPWIFQEIKKYFSGKIVGRFSWAQVKKVILRHAELVYKEKGSYGIIELRKHLCWYVRGQKNAAELRRKLVRVKTVGQIKNVLDS from the coding sequence ATGGTCAATATATTCAGAAAGAAACCAATACTTGCCCTGGCGCCGATGGCGGGAATAACCGATTCGGCTTTTCGTCAGCTTTGTCGCGGGCTAGGCGCTGATTTGGTTTACTCGGAAATGATTAGTGCTGAAGGAATAATTTATGGCAAACCGCAGGATTATTATGATTGGGAAAAGAAAAAATGGGGCAAGTTAAGCAAGACCGAACGGTTAGCTATCTATGAGTCTAAAGAAAAACCGATTATATTACAGCTTTTTGGTAAAAATCCGGAGAATATGGCAATAGCTGCCGCGATATTAGTTAAAAAATTCAAACCAACCGGGATCGATATTAATATGGGTTGTCCGGCAAAAAAAGTGGTGAAATCCGGTCACGGCGTGGCTTTGATGAAAGATCCGGCGTTAGCCTGCGAGATTGTAAAAAAAGTAAAGGCAGCTGTTGGTAAAAAAGTTTTAGTGTCAGTCAAAACTCGTTTGGGCTTTACCAGTAAAAACGAAATTTTGAAATTTGCTCCTAAAATAGAAAAAGCCGGGGCGGACTTTATTTGTTTGCATGGACGTACGTATAAGCAGGGATTTTCCGGAGCAGTAGATTACGATCTGATAAAAAAGGTAAAGAAAAAAATTTCTATTCCTTTGATTGCTAATGGTGGAGTGAAAACGCCGCAGCAAGCTATAGATGTTTTACGTCTGACGAGGGCTGACGGACTAGCTATCGGTATGGCAACGTGGGGGCAGCCATGGATTTTTCAAGAGATAAAAAAATATTTTTCCGGAAAAATAGTCGGCAGGTTTTCCTGGGCGCAGGTAAAGAAGGTGATTTTGAGACACGCCGAGTTGGTTTATAAGGAAAAGGGAAGTTACGGTATTATTGAGTTGCGTAAACATCTTTGCTGGTATGTTCGTGGACAAAAAAACGCCGCAGAGTTGCGACGAAAATTGGTTCGCGTCAAAACAGTTGGGCAAATAAAGAATGTTTTAGATAGTTAA
- a CDS encoding magnesium transporter CorA family protein: MEKPKHIHLLRLGGFQWFNVTQNTLREINWLKKSFPFYHTDVQDCLPPTQRPKLVEHDEYLFMVLLFPIYNRKTREIKATEVDFFIGRNFIVTIHDGQLPPLREFFTRCEKNPKFYQEIMEGGSANLLFEILNRLTNYCFPMLVHINNDIDAIGSQIFIKHGPKTIYEIALIKKNIINFRRTMQAHKSTISHLVEASDRFFLNDKIDIYFKNLIDQLKEIWDLLETHKETINSLHETRMSLSSYRLNQIIKTLTIISVLFAPMNLVAFIFAMRTPHPLEQNDFGFWIILGIMALIALTLGLIFRKKRWW, translated from the coding sequence ATGGAAAAACCAAAACATATACATCTTTTACGATTGGGTGGCTTTCAATGGTTTAATGTCACTCAAAATACTCTACGGGAAATAAACTGGTTAAAAAAAAGTTTTCCTTTTTACCATACTGACGTCCAAGACTGTCTACCTCCGACACAGCGACCAAAATTAGTAGAACACGACGAATATCTTTTTATGGTTCTACTCTTCCCGATTTACAATCGAAAAACTCGGGAAATAAAGGCTACGGAAGTTGATTTTTTTATTGGTCGCAATTTTATAGTTACTATTCACGATGGTCAACTGCCGCCGCTTCGTGAATTTTTTACTCGCTGTGAAAAAAACCCCAAATTTTATCAAGAGATAATGGAGGGCGGATCAGCCAATCTACTTTTTGAAATATTGAACCGCCTAACCAATTACTGTTTTCCAATGCTAGTCCATATTAATAACGATATTGACGCTATCGGGTCGCAAATATTTATCAAACACGGACCAAAAACAATATACGAAATCGCGCTGATTAAAAAAAATATCATCAATTTTCGAAGAACAATGCAAGCTCATAAAAGCACCATTTCTCACCTCGTGGAAGCCAGCGATCGCTTCTTTCTAAACGACAAAATCGATATATATTTCAAAAACCTTATCGATCAACTAAAGGAAATATGGGATTTACTGGAAACCCACAAAGAAACCATTAACTCTTTGCACGAAACCAGAATGTCCCTTAGCTCCTATCGCCTTAATCAAATTATTAAAACCTTAACGATTATTTCAGTACTTTTTGCACCCATGAATCTTGTGGCTTTCATTTTTGCCATGAGAACTCCTCATCCGCTAGAACAAAATGATTTTGGCTTTTGGATCATACTGGGAATAATGGCATTAATAGCTTTAACCCTGGGTCTGATTTTCCGTAAAAAACGCTGGTGGTAG